In Chryseobacterium lactis, a single genomic region encodes these proteins:
- a CDS encoding TonB-dependent receptor encodes MKLINKSILTAVITLSTASVYYAQQTQDTVQAKSKDIDEVILRGVTDIAKDRKTPVAASTIKAAQLAERLGNQELPEILNTTPSVYATKSGGGFGDGGLTIRGFETRNIAVMVNGMPVNDMEGGAVYFSNWTGLADVTSTLQVQRGLGSSKLAIASVGGTVNFLTRSADMKKGGVIRLGVGNDDYLKTSFSYNTGKSKDGVSASFLMSRQAGGTYIENTNYESYAYFFALGYEINKKHNLQFTVTSAPQWHDQRTFAPTIQNYIRYNPNNDGTPYRKYNSDFGYYTDASGNRVALANRSNYYAKPVMMLNWDWTMSEKSKLSTVLYMSNGRGGGTGELGKVGGNGITNFTDASGHFNYDAIFAANAAVNLNTAGAGSTLVRRSNINSHNWYGILANFQHKINDNWNFSVGTDDRYYYGYHYQVLTDLYGGAGYKDNANKNIATPRIVNALYDYKKLNWNPFGGKMAPAEDQIGYSNDGEVLWYSGFAQVEYTKDKLSAFLQGSVSNQGYQRIDNYVVDGSITPKGQTVNTKTGFKNIFGYNIKGGANYNINEQHNVFANLGFYSKQPFLNSVYPSNQQFINPYLTNEKISSAEIGYGFRSAKFTANVNVYRTQWKDRWLRKTSQTFQLADGSTTTGYSEINGITEVHQGVEFDGVYKPNRFIEVQGMFSWGDYYYKGNASVASFDDNNNPVTLANASGNTLYLDKVKVGGSSNNSIPQMTASLGLTIKPVKDLNIFGTWRYVGKLYSTIDAGTFTNVSAQEKGVLKLPDFNLFDVGFSYKIRLQNEAQYFTIGANVYNLFDKIYISDSATSIFGTDQIKDTKDPDNGKTWEQAGRMYNGIATGNRAYFGFGTTWAATLSFNF; translated from the coding sequence ATGAAATTAATCAACAAATCAATACTGACTGCGGTTATTACATTATCCACAGCTAGTGTTTATTACGCTCAACAAACTCAGGACACGGTGCAAGCTAAGTCTAAAGACATTGATGAGGTAATCCTAAGAGGTGTTACGGATATCGCTAAAGATAGAAAGACACCGGTTGCTGCATCTACTATTAAAGCAGCACAACTTGCAGAAAGATTGGGTAACCAGGAGTTACCTGAGATTTTGAACACTACTCCGTCTGTTTACGCTACAAAATCTGGAGGTGGTTTTGGTGATGGAGGTCTTACCATCAGAGGTTTCGAAACAAGAAACATCGCGGTAATGGTAAACGGTATGCCAGTTAACGATATGGAAGGTGGTGCTGTTTATTTCTCAAACTGGACCGGACTAGCTGATGTAACAAGTACATTACAGGTTCAGAGAGGTTTAGGTTCTTCTAAATTAGCGATTGCTTCTGTAGGGGGAACAGTAAACTTCCTTACCCGTTCAGCTGACATGAAAAAAGGTGGAGTAATCAGATTAGGAGTTGGTAACGACGATTATTTAAAAACTTCATTTTCTTACAACACAGGGAAATCTAAAGATGGTGTTTCTGCATCATTTTTAATGAGCAGACAGGCTGGAGGTACTTATATTGAAAACACAAATTATGAATCTTATGCATATTTCTTTGCATTAGGTTATGAAATCAATAAAAAGCATAACTTACAATTTACTGTAACATCTGCTCCTCAGTGGCACGATCAAAGAACTTTCGCTCCAACAATTCAAAATTACATCAGATACAATCCTAATAACGACGGAACTCCATACAGAAAATACAATTCGGATTTTGGATATTATACTGATGCATCAGGAAACAGAGTTGCTTTAGCTAACAGATCAAATTATTATGCTAAGCCGGTAATGATGTTGAACTGGGACTGGACAATGAGTGAAAAATCTAAGTTAAGTACAGTTTTATACATGTCAAACGGTAGAGGTGGTGGAACCGGTGAGCTTGGTAAAGTGGGCGGAAACGGAATCACTAACTTCACTGATGCATCAGGTCACTTTAACTATGATGCTATTTTTGCCGCTAACGCAGCCGTTAATTTAAATACTGCAGGAGCAGGAAGTACTTTGGTTAGAAGATCAAATATCAACTCTCACAACTGGTATGGTATTTTGGCTAATTTCCAGCACAAAATTAATGACAACTGGAACTTCTCAGTAGGTACAGATGACAGATATTACTATGGGTACCACTATCAGGTTCTTACAGATCTTTACGGAGGTGCAGGATACAAGGATAATGCTAACAAAAACATTGCAACCCCTAGAATCGTAAATGCACTTTATGATTACAAAAAACTTAACTGGAATCCATTCGGAGGTAAAATGGCTCCAGCTGAAGATCAGATAGGATATAGCAACGATGGAGAAGTACTTTGGTATAGCGGATTTGCGCAGGTAGAATATACTAAAGATAAACTATCTGCCTTCTTACAAGGTTCCGTATCTAACCAGGGTTACCAAAGAATTGATAATTACGTGGTAGATGGAAGTATTACACCAAAAGGTCAAACTGTAAATACTAAGACAGGATTTAAAAATATTTTCGGATATAACATTAAAGGGGGTGCCAACTATAACATCAACGAGCAGCACAATGTTTTTGCTAACTTAGGTTTTTATAGCAAGCAGCCATTCCTTAACTCCGTTTATCCAAGTAACCAACAGTTCATTAACCCTTATCTGACTAACGAGAAGATTTCTTCTGCTGAAATTGGATATGGATTCAGATCTGCGAAATTCACTGCCAACGTTAACGTATACAGAACACAGTGGAAAGACAGATGGTTAAGAAAAACAAGTCAGACTTTCCAATTAGCAGACGGTTCAACGACTACAGGATATTCTGAAATCAATGGAATCACTGAAGTTCACCAGGGAGTAGAATTTGACGGGGTATACAAACCAAACCGTTTCATAGAAGTTCAGGGGATGTTCTCTTGGGGAGATTACTATTACAAAGGAAATGCTAGCGTAGCTTCATTTGATGACAATAACAACCCAGTTACTTTAGCTAATGCTTCAGGAAATACATTATACTTAGATAAAGTAAAAGTAGGAGGATCAAGCAACAACAGTATCCCTCAGATGACTGCATCATTAGGACTTACTATAAAGCCGGTAAAAGATCTTAATATCTTCGGAACGTGGAGATATGTAGGTAAACTTTATTCTACTATTGACGCGGGAACATTCACCAATGTTTCAGCTCAGGAAAAAGGAGTATTGAAATTACCTGATTTCAACTTATTCGATGTAGGGTTCTCTTATAAAATCAGATTACAAAACGAAGCTCAGTATTTCACAATCGGAGCTAACGTTTATAACCTTTTTGATAAAATTTACATCTCTGACTCTGCTACAAGTATATTCGGAACAGATCAAATTAAAGACACCAAAGATCCTGACAACGGGAAAACATGGGAACAAGCCGGTAGAATGTACAATGGTATTGCAACTGGTAACCGTGCTTATTTCGGTTTCGGAACTACATGGGCTGCCACTTTATCATTCAACTTCTAA